Genomic segment of Mercurialis annua linkage group LG6, ddMerAnnu1.2, whole genome shotgun sequence:
CAAAAATAGAAACTGTAATTTCCCTTACTATTTCTCGCTCGCTGGCTTCTCTCCGCCACGAGCTGAAGTCCATCGTTTCGACGACGGGGCTCGCTGCTTTGGTGGTGGACCTTTTCGGGACGGATGCATTTGACGTCGCTAGAGAATTTAACGTTTCTCcgttcattttttttccttctacGGCTATGGCTTTgtctttgtttttttatctGCCTGAGCTTGATAAAAATGTTTCATGTGAGTTTTATGAGCTACAAGAACCCGTTAAAATTCCCGGGTGTGTACCCGTTCCCGGGAATAAATTACTTGACCCGGTTCAAGATCGGAATAGTGATGCGTATAAACGGGTTCTTCATCAAGCAAAGAGGTTTAGATTAGCTGATGGTGTGATGGTTAATAGTTTCACGGACTTGGAAGAAGGGGcaattaaagctttacaagagAAAGATCCATCGGGTAAGCCACCGGTTTATCCGGTTGGTCCGCTTGTGAATATGGGTTCGACCCGTCCTAGTAATAAGGAGGAGGATGCAGAATGTTTGAGGTGGCTGGATGAGCAGCCACATGGCTCCGTTTTATTCGTTTCATTTGGAAGTGGTGGGACCCTTTCTTATGATCAGATCAATGAGTTAGCTTTGGGATTAGAAATGAGTGGGCAGAGATTCTTATGGGTCGTAAAAAGTCCGAATGATGGAGTTGCTAACGCAACTTTTTTCAGTATCCAAAGTCAAAATGACCCGTTGGATTTCTTACCCAAAGGGTTCATGGTTCGGACCCGAGGGCGCGGTCTGGTAGTTCCATCATGGGCACCACAAGCACAGGTATTGAGCCACGGCTCGACCGGTGGGTTCTTAACTCATTGTGGATGGAACTCTACACTTGAAAGTGTGGTCAATGGCGTGCCGTTAATCGCATGGCCTCTATACGCTGAGCAGAAAATGAACGCCGTCATGCTAACGGAGGATATCAAGATTGCTATTTCACTGAAAAATAGTGATAGCAGCAGCATAATCGGGAGAGAAGAGATCGCAAATGTAGTTAGAAGTTTAATGGAAGGCGAACAAGGAAAAAAAGTTCGTAATAGAATGAAGGACTTAAAAGACGCAGCAGCGATGGCCATAGGTCATAATGGTTCATCCACACGAGCGCTATCTGATATAATTCTCAAGTGGAAAAACTCGAAACGTAATTAATTCCAATgcacaataatttaaaaaatatgtgtGTTCGATATATCTTTATTAACATCATGAGATTAAACTTTTAGACAATGTTCTtcccaaaagataaaacaaCTGCAATTAATTCTGTATAATCTCtcataatttagttatttttgttttctctaTTTAGACATAAACAGTACtagttgtaattattttctaCTTTTCTTCAGCTTTTTGGCTTATCCTGCTTCCTTTTTTTTCCCCTTGTGTACTTgagaatttattaattaatgtagTATCTGTATTATATGGTCCACTCCACGTGACTGTGTATAATAATAATAGATAAATGATTTCGATGGGTTGATGAATATAAATGGATTATTAGTGAACAGTCGCTTTACTTGTAGCATTTTTATGCTTTACatttgtttattaaaaataagatgtAGGTTGAGAAATATAAGTTTGTGGCCATGATGgatgtatattaattaatttcagGACCAAATTGGAATAATCCAAATTGAAAGGACGGGACCCCTAagtaaacaaattattttataaaattaaaacattatatgaattttttaacctctttttatatataaaaaattcttaAGGTAATAATATTGAAATACATAATAGATCAATTGATACAAAATATTATTAACCAAAAAATCGCTCTATTAGAAAAAACAAATCATTAATAGAAATTTGAAgatggaaattttataaataacaataaacaTGTTGAATTCAAGGATTGAAAATTTCCTAACAccatttatacttttaaaattgttatttttagttTGTTCCGCTGCAAATTCCGCCTTAACGGGAAGCATCCGCGCCAGCAGGCGAAGGCTAGATATAGATAGATCTTCTCTTTCACCTCCAACCGCCCAAACAAAGTTTTCCTTTAACTTACCTTCTctaaaactttaatttatatctGTAACCCGAACTGAGTATATTTTACcgataaaaatcaaaaattgaatttaaagaCCGaacaaataataacttaaaattaTGTACAAATAAACTccaaatataataaaatcacGCCAAAAACACACAAAACTTAGAAtcatagtaattttatttaaactattaaaaaaataggaaCAAATTTAAACACATCTGTGAAAAAATTGTGATTTTCAGTTTAAACGAGAAAACTCAGTTTAgagaattaaatttattttaaagaaaagttaagaaaatatttttaattagaatagTAAATTGTTAACTGATAAAACTCACTTTTTTTTCCATCAAAAATAAGTCACTTTCACTATAAGTGAAGTGGGTGGCTGCCATAGACAACACATTAATTGCATTTGATTTGCGTTTCATAGTTACTTTATTATTATAGAAAATGTAATGGGAAGGAAGAATAGGTATGTAGAATTGTGaggatattaaattttttaagtcactgaattattttaaatattataaaaaaatattaattttaaatcgtTAGAAAATGGCTACATTAAATTATCGAATTATTTCTCATGAAAGTTACtgtttttgtcacgacccattttcatgaatcgcgatcggcgctagggtatgggtaatgtagtaccaaaacccgtatctaatctttcaattaacatacgtttaaacctgcagaaaaccaatgctcggaggcaaccgaaacttcagcctaaatctagcagttataatattcagcaattaaaataacatgctttccaataataatattaattcggtttaatataaataattctgaatagtaatataacatgccaaagcaataatattctagtcggaccaatccgacaacaactaaaataaaataaagacgtctagtcaactacagcggtctaagaataaaatagtttgacagtttattaaaaataaatggaacctccgaggaaaagtaaatgcggagatcaccagactctctcagatcataaccctgggaaaaattgggaaaacaacggggtaatatatactgagatgagtttataccactatctatatttattaagtggaaaacctttaaaaccgtttaaaacatttaataacgatattacgaataatagttggaacccctAATTCACAAAtctaaataaacaatataattcaataggtctggtcccgagagctgagttacaccgagttaccactgaccacactttaccatattCAGAGtcccgagttactctatttagtcccgagagctatactcacactgagttaccacattaccataaataccttaccagATCATCACCAGTGCGCgcacagtcctaatgatgcccattaggtagcatgttccaactagaagccataatataaaaagtatatatatttattattaaaataacaatttacttaataaagcggtaaatagtaagtacaaactcactacttgctaatccacgtgataaccggcaagcaactaatcctggttcacctctggagcacgaacaacagacgggtctagacaaataaaataattattaaaaacagaccctaactctagagagtactagacaccacataggactagcacaactaACACGTcagaattaaataatccaaagcaacacaaaaatacacaaaaggtaataaagtccaattaatataagtctattgagttctcgctttaaaatccaatttataaatattatttaataatctttaaataataattaattttcaaatattgggttagccgagttatcgttaactaccaagctaacctcacttgtcgggtgactcaagtctaacccgactcaaaacgtttatcaaatataaacccgagtttatatttataaaataattcgataaaatgataatccatattaaaagcagaactcaataacttcaatttcaagtaatcCAAGTTACCACcaaaaaatctaaccatttaaagtttataaaaatttagggactaaactgtattttagccaatttgatatcaagtaattacttttgtttataattaaaaacaaaatatagttattaatcaaaagtccccttaattaagttataaaataagttcgagggctaaattgtaattcaACCGATTTCATgtcaaattgatattcttactcaaatataattacccgagtaagtatattaactaattttataattaattatcgttttcaatatttaatttatatatcaaagtaaaattcaaattattaggTAAGGTTTAACTTTAAGGACTCATTTGATTTATAACAAAACAATGAATGACCAAAGGACTATTTTTCCATCTCTTTCAATTTGAAACAGATCAACCCGCCATGCTTGCAATTCAATCAACAAGCAAccattaaattttatcaatcaaacaaaaccaTTCCCTCCAAACTTACAACATGAACAATACAATCTGAAACCATGAGTTAGAAATCTAAACAAATAAACGACCTAGGTGAATAACCAAAGAATAACAGTAGCAAAATGCAAGGCAAGGACAAGGGCAACAATTCAAACAACAACTCAACCGTGACATTCAAATTGATAGCTTAAACTGATATTACTAATCATTCCAATCGatttataaccatttacatAGAAGAATCATTGACAAAAGGAAAGAATAGGATCGGCAGCAACATATAACTCAAGAACAGTTAAGGCAAAccagaaaacggaaaccgtacggcgaatggaacgaggtcgattacgtaccgttcaacgaaaacgagatTGGGAatcgtagagaattgagtctagaacgtctaagatcaaacggttttgatttcgatctagaaacgaataagaacgatcaaaaatacggaattgcCGCTTTGAACATAAACTGAATTTCAATGGTTTAAGAAACTTACCAGACAGCGACCTTTGGAGGACGATAACTgtttcgtttctcagcgaacgAGCAAGaggatgacggctagggttaaaAGGAAGTGTGATgtagattttctgtttagaaatcGTCTTTAAATATCGAATGGATGTAGGCTAGAATCGTGATGCAAGAAGGCCGGATGCAAGGCATCACAAAGGCTGTgatattctcgaacgagaacagcccatttgggcttggttctcgttcgagaacccctggtctcgtacgagaccatgcCCTAAACAAGATTCTCATTCGAGAATcttaattctcgaacgggaattgatccaatttcttttttttttgatttaaaaatattaaatggttgaaccacaaatttACCCACTCACGAACCTGACCATTAACTTAgatttttacttcaaaacgatcggaaaatttatcggaaaaacgctgaaaatttacggggtattacagttttaaAAGAAGATCATTCAGTTTATCACAAATTACAAAATGGATATTAAATTATACCGTTTTGTTATAAATGATACTAAATTATATTCCCTCCgttccatttaaaaagtcttATTTGcttttacacacagattaagaaaatatataatatctttgtctttttatattatttcatgtTTTGCCTGATAATGAAATTTTGCATACAGTCGCTTTAAAATGACTAAATGAAAGGTAACATAGGATATTCAttggaaaaatattctaaaaatagaaatGTGATAATCCAAAATGAAATATGCgactttttaaacgggacggaggaagtatatttttttataattgtgaCATGCCACGTAGGATAAAACGCAAAGCGTTTAATGCGTTATGATTTGAGTAACATCCCATAAAACAATTTGATTACTTAAtgactactccctccgtctcaaatTAATAGGCAGTTTAGGACAAAGACGAATGTTAAGAAATTTATGATCCCTAGATAAAATGagctaatatataaaaaaatatcatactccctccgtcccgtttaagaagggacatatcccatttttatttgtctcaTCTAAGAAggtcatatcgtgttttttgtgccaatttatattgaacttctacttttatccctttagttatttcaatatgtattaaatgcaactcaatttacaataaaTCTATACTATTATTAGGAGAAACTACACTAATAAATAGGGGTagacatgacaaaataaaatattgtcttattttattaatttttatgcaaaactcatttgtcccttcttaaacgggacggagggagtatttttctcatttaataatagtaatttttgtctttttgtgattttttttgtgttttcaaGATATTCCCTATAATTAATGAAGGTATACTTGACaattacttatttaaataaatatctaGTGTTTATAATTtacgacaaaaaaaattgaaatagtgTTTATCAATTTAGAACGAAGCGAgtattttttaaagatttaaaactTAATAATTTCTCTTATATTGGAATAGTGACATTGTGAGTTTAATATCGACAATCGTGACGTGCTGCATCTTCAAATTGAATGCTGGCTAGGGTCCAATGAAAGATCAATCACGGAAGCAAAATTTCATTTGGCTATTCACTTAATTGTGACCAACTTTTAAACgttcaaaacaaaagaaatagactttagaccatgtttggttcatggaataggtgcggaatggaatagctattccgtatagaatgacAATTCTTTGCTTTACTTCATGGAATAGGTATTTCAAAGAATtgctattttataattttgtgtaATAAGaactcctctcaaaaactaaagaatggctattccattcctcatggaatagctattctattccatactattccattccatgaaccaaacatgaccTAAGATTTAACTCAATAATGGAGTTGAGGTTTTATGATCGTTCATAAGTTAGGTTGTAAAAGATTAAGGTAAACAAatctattaattaaaaaccGATGAATCTATTAAATtaagattaaattattttttaatcaaagtaattaaattaattgaataaacTGAAATCAGATTAActgaattaattaatattttaaaattataaaactgaaacgaaaaaattaatcaattatctAGTTAAACcgataaaataaaagtatactaatttaaaataaatacaatatatttatttaaacaaatatttaaagtTGTTATTAGTATTTgaatcaattttattattaaataaattggccgaattgattaaattaaccaaaacattaaatgaataaatcaaaattgatgaaataaaatagttaatttaatttaatttagttaaattttagcTCGCCTCTATATAAAACGAACCATATATGtgaaattttatcattaaattgtttaaataaatttgttttctaTATTCATGATTAAATtggtataaatatttattatttaattgttaaatctcataaaattaagttacaaatattattctaaaaaattgaattgatgaaattattttattaaatcaaactGAATGTATGGTTATACAATCAATGGACATTGTTATTCTTAACAAAAGTATGCGTGGTGTTCTAATTATCAAGAAGCCAGGGCTTATTCCCACCcgtagtttataattttgaggTCTTTTATCAGTATAgttcttaaatttaatttttgatctGTAGACTTCCTGACTTTCAGTTTGACGATCACAAAATTCCTGGCGTTCATTTTTCATCTAACACCGTTACCAGAAGCTGAGgtgacatttaaaaaaaataagcacACTCCACATCAcatgacatgtcattaaaacaccctaaaaatctaaaatatccaaaatacccttaaattattaaattatattttttttttaaataaaatttaaaaaagaattaaaaattccTTCATGAGAATCCATATGAATTCGCCTGAAAATGAACCTTTTTTCGTCTTCCATTAAAAATGAACAGAAGACAAACAGAGCTTCTTTTGTTTTCAATGGGAGACTAACAAATATTCTATTCATCTTCAATAGCAAACCCAGGTGGGCCCGCCATGAAATATGAATAGAGGTTCGTTTTTAGGCGAACCTAGGGAGACGACTAAAAGGAGAATGGAGGTGGGCGGCAGCTGGGAGTAGGGGTGGAGGTGGCCGACAGGGATTAAGGTTGTTTTTTAGTTTAAGAGGTTTAGGGACATTTTAGGTGTTATGATGAAGTGTCAAATAATGTGTTATGGGTTTTTTTAGGTGTCACGTCATCGAAATTAACGGCGTCAATCTAAAAGTGGATAGAAGGAATTTATTGGCCGTGAAGTCAAAATTAGAGAATTTACCAGTAGAAAATTGAACTTAATGACGTTGACTATAAAGTCAGGAACGATAGGTGAAATTAAGCCAGAGAAGCCATTGATGTTTTGGAAGAAAAGGATTAAGGTTTATTGAATGAATTGCAATAAAATTTGGAATGTATCAACTAAATGGTTATGAGAGTTGGAACAACCTAACAATGCGTAAATATTTCAATAAGTTTATAAGACCTATATCATTTTAGTATCttctaaatataattaaaattatgcagAATCGGGTGACTAAACTCACAATTACCAACTAATAATAAAAGGCTTAAATTAGATTAAGCAGAGATGATAGACAAATTATTTGGATGATTAGTTGCCATGTTAAAATCAATTAGGTTTAGAGGTCGTTTTGCTTTGTACTTGCTGACCTTTTTGTATCTTGTGAAATCCCATAAAAGTGAAAGATAGCTAACAAAGGAAGGCCAAACTCCTCTTTAAGTCCATGtgcttttataattttagtttggCCAAATAACCAAAAGGCTAAACCTATTTTAAGGTCCCTGAACTATACATTTTTTGTTCATtaggtccctcaacttttatttggcttcctcaagtccctaaactttcattttttttgtttcatcaggtccctcaacttttatttggcttATTCAGTCCCTAAACTTTCGTTTTTTGGTTCCTTAGGTCCTtaaactttgtttttttttacttcattaAGTCCTTAAATGGATCTCGCTTAAAggacctaatgaaccaaaaaacaaaagtttagggATCTGAGAAAGacaaatagaagttgagggacctaatgaaccaaaaaatgaatgTTTAGGGATCTGAGAAAGCCAAATAGAAGTTAAGGGATCTGATGAACCAAAATTTGTATAGTTTAGGGACCTTAAAATGGATTTAGCCTAACCAAAAAACACCAAACTTTTGaagaaagtttcacaaaaatctaaatctttcaattttatcaaacttATCTGAAATacatgatttcatttcaattttttccaaatcTCAATTGGCACATGATTGtgcttatgtggcgctgatgtggcgTGCCATATAATGTGCCACCATATCTATTAGTAGGTTAAATGTTCATTTAAGTtcttactttaaaaaaaaatctatacccttaaactttaaatcatttcaccttaatttttttttcaaatttaaaaaaatactctaaataatcaatattataattcaaattaatttttaaatataaattaatttgtttttttaaaataactaaaatccGTTTGTTTTTTCCGACCGTTCCACCTCTAACACTATTTTCGATTAAATAAAcgaactaatttaaaaaattaaaattttatgcattaatatttttatataattttttaattttgtttttcggAAAGCGGAGGAGCGGCTTCTCCTCCTCCGGCGAGGAGGAAAAGCTGCTCCTCATCTTTTAAGGAGCAGCACCGAAGCTGCTGCTCCATaaacgaggagcagcagctcctccaCGAGGAGGAGGCTCCtcgcaaaaaaaaaatattaatttttttggaaaaaaattaaaaaacaaattatcgGAAAAATTGTTGTATGCGAGGGGGACGGGAggattatttaattagttttaatttatatattttatttatttatagacaaaataaatgaagaagagagttaaaatgttcaaaaaaatttataaacataaaattggtaaatattttaatctttaagTTGAAACGATTAAAAGTTAGAGGGtataaatgttatttttagaaaatcttaaaatttatttggattttttaccTAGCATTCGCCAAGATGGCATACGTGTGGCATGCCTTGTCAGCGCCACATAtgcaaaattaattcaaaattgagacttggacaaaattgaaacaaaatcatgcatttcaggacaaattggatgaaattgaaaggtttgaaattttgtgaaactttcttcaaaggtttgaccttttttgagGATTTGGCCTTTTAGTTTTCTGGTTCT
This window contains:
- the LOC126688163 gene encoding hydroquinone glucosyltransferase, which produces MAETLAQTTTHVAILPSPGMGHLIPLVELAKRLVHQHNISITFIVPSNGPPSNAQKSVLQSLPAAITSVFLPQADLSDVPTDAKIETVISLTISRSLASLRHELKSIVSTTGLAALVVDLFGTDAFDVAREFNVSPFIFFPSTAMALSLFFYLPELDKNVSCEFYELQEPVKIPGCVPVPGNKLLDPVQDRNSDAYKRVLHQAKRFRLADGVMVNSFTDLEEGAIKALQEKDPSGKPPVYPVGPLVNMGSTRPSNKEEDAECLRWLDEQPHGSVLFVSFGSGGTLSYDQINELALGLEMSGQRFLWVVKSPNDGVANATFFSIQSQNDPLDFLPKGFMVRTRGRGLVVPSWAPQAQVLSHGSTGGFLTHCGWNSTLESVVNGVPLIAWPLYAEQKMNAVMLTEDIKIAISLKNSDSSSIIGREEIANVVRSLMEGEQGKKVRNRMKDLKDAAAMAIGHNGSSTRALSDIILKWKNSKRN